The Desulfuribacillus stibiiarsenatis genome segment TGAATTTATCGGCTTTACAATTTAAAAATTCGAATCTACATGAAATAGTGAAGAATGTCCTGGATCAATCAAGATTGGACGCAGGATTGCTTGATTTAGAAATCACGGAACAAATTGCAATGGACGGAGAGAGCTCGATAGAAATCTTGCAATCGATTAAAGAATTAGGTGTGTCAATTTCTATTGATGATTTTGGTACAGGTTATTCCTCGTTTAAATATTTGAAGGAGTTTCCAATTAAAACAATTAAAATTGACCGCTCCTTTATAAAAAATATTCATCAAAATGAAAAAAATCGAGGAATTGTTACAGCAATTATTGCGATGGCATATACCCTTGGTTTACAAGTACTAGCAGAAGGTGTAGAACTTGCCGAGGAACTGGATATCTTGAAAGAGGTAGGTTGTGACTTCTACCAAGGTTACTATTTCAGTAAACCTTTACCATGCGAAGAAATACAAAGGTTACTAAATCCACCGTGCGAATCTACCAACTTTTAGTCATAGTAATGACTACTAAAAAAGCACTACATTTTGTGAAAATGTGCTATAATGAAATTATTATATTTGCACTTTTTGTACAAGTAATTGTATATGCTTTTGATATATGTATTTATATATAAATTAGGGGAGAGTTACCATGAAGATATCTGCTCAAATTGCACAAGAAATAGTAGATTTTATTTATAACCGAACTGGCTTCCATTCTATTGTGTGTAATGACCAAGCGGAAATCATCGGTGATTCGGCTAAGACTCGTTTCGGAATTCAACATGCAGGTGCGAAGAAACTGCTGACTTCTAACACGACAATTATTAAAATTACTGCAGAAGATGCGATTGCATCCAATGGCTCAATAAAGGAAGGTGTTAACTTACCGATTGAGTTTAACGGAGCTAAGATAGGGACATTCGGGATTGCAGGAGATTTGAATTTTACGGTCCCTGTTGCCAGCATTGCAGCAGAGTTGATTTCGACACGCTTGCGTGATGAGCAGACGAAAATCACATTAATTGACTATGTAGGTAGGCTTAATGACTCCGCGCAAGAAACAGTTGCTGCCATTGAGCAGATTACCGCTTCATCACAAGAGCTAGCGTCTACAAGTGAAACCGTTGCTGCATCGTCAACAAGAGCTTCTCAATATGTGCAGAACACCAATAATATTTTAGACTTACTAGCCAAAATAGCACAGCAAACGAAAATGCTTGGATTAAACGCAGCGATTGAAGCTTCTAGAGCAGGAGAATTCGGCAGAGGATTCCTGGTTGTTGCGAAGGAAGTTAGTAAATTAGCGGAAGAAAGTCGGAAGTCTTCCGATGATATCGCGAATATCCTAGAGACCCTGAAGTCCGTTATTGAGACTGTATCTGTTGATATTCAACAAACGAGCGTCATAGCAGGAGAACAATCGAAAGCATTACAAGATATTGCTCGTCTAGCAGATGAGGTACAGGAAGTAGTCCGTAGTTTAACAAGAATTGCAGAGCAGCTATAAAGCATTGCATACATTTTCGCATAAGGAATCCGTTAGAAATAACGGGTTCTTTTTGTTTATTTTTGTGAAAATAAAGATATAATGAGGTTAGAAAATTCAGGAAATGGAGATTACCTTGATGACGAAGAATGTACTAGAGATAATCAACCTACAGAAAAAGATTAAAGACCATGAAATAGTCAAAGGGATTACCCTATCCGTGAAAGAATCCGAGGTATTTGGTTTTCTAGGGCATAACGGTGCAGGAAAGACTACAACCATACGTATGATCATGGGGCTTATTAAACCAACAGCAGGAACAGTGAAAATCTGTGGTTACGACATTAGAGACAATTTCACAAAGGCTATGGAGCACGTTGGCTGTATTATAGAAAGCCCTGATATGTATAAATATATGTCGGGAACGGACAATCTAAAGCATTTTGCAAATATGTATGGTAACATCACGCAATCGCGAATCGACGAAGTGGTAGAACTCGTCGGTTTAACGAAACGTATCGGCGATAAAGTAGAAGAATATTCAACTGGGATGTGCCAAAGGCTTGGCTTAGCGCAAGCAATCCTCAGTAAGCCCAAGCTGCTGATTCTCGATGAACCGACCAATGGTTTGGACCCCAGTGGTATTCGTGAGTTCCGAGAGCTAATTATTCACTTAGCACGGGAAGAGAAAATGGGTGTTTTCGTTTCCAGTCATATTTTATCGGAAATCCAACTGATGTGTCAGCGAGTGGCTGTCATCCAGATGGGTGAAGTTCTAACAGTTGCGGAAGTTTCAGAACTTATACAGGAAGGTAAGACAATTTGGGAGCTAGATCAACCGAAAAAAGCGCAGGTTCTTCTAGAATCAAAGTTTGGGATTTCGTCGCAAATTACTGAAGATGCTAAGTTATCAGCTAGTATCAGTCCGCAACAGTTAATGGAAATTAATCAGATGTTTGTCCAGAACGCTATACAAATCGCATATGTAAGCAAAGAATCAGAGAGTTTGGAAGAGATTTTCTTACACTTAACAAAAGCAAAGGGTGAAACAATTGCTCAAACTAGTTGAAAAT includes the following:
- a CDS encoding methyl-accepting chemotaxis protein, which translates into the protein MKISAQIAQEIVDFIYNRTGFHSIVCNDQAEIIGDSAKTRFGIQHAGAKKLLTSNTTIIKITAEDAIASNGSIKEGVNLPIEFNGAKIGTFGIAGDLNFTVPVASIAAELISTRLRDEQTKITLIDYVGRLNDSAQETVAAIEQITASSQELASTSETVAASSTRASQYVQNTNNILDLLAKIAQQTKMLGLNAAIEASRAGEFGRGFLVVAKEVSKLAEESRKSSDDIANILETLKSVIETVSVDIQQTSVIAGEQSKALQDIARLADEVQEVVRSLTRIAEQL
- a CDS encoding ABC transporter ATP-binding protein, which codes for MTKNVLEIINLQKKIKDHEIVKGITLSVKESEVFGFLGHNGAGKTTTIRMIMGLIKPTAGTVKICGYDIRDNFTKAMEHVGCIIESPDMYKYMSGTDNLKHFANMYGNITQSRIDEVVELVGLTKRIGDKVEEYSTGMCQRLGLAQAILSKPKLLILDEPTNGLDPSGIREFRELIIHLAREEKMGVFVSSHILSEIQLMCQRVAVIQMGEVLTVAEVSELIQEGKTIWELDQPKKAQVLLESKFGISSQITEDAKLSASISPQQLMEINQMFVQNAIQIAYVSKESESLEEIFLHLTKAKGETIAQTS